The Candidatus Tiamatella incendiivivens genome includes a region encoding these proteins:
- a CDS encoding inositol-3-phosphate synthase has product MAKIKAAVIGVGNCASALIQGTFYYEDVAEDEFVPGVSKVKLGGYHIGGIEWVAAIDISKYKVGRDLSEAIFQPPNLTPKFADLPEKLGVEVSPGVVLDGVAPHMKERFNPIEHDASFEDVVNTLKNSGAEIVINFLPVGSEEATRLYAKAALEAGVAFINGMPVFIASDPVSDWDKRFREKGIPLVGDDVKGQLGATVFHRTLVRLMHMRGVKIEETYQLNIGGNTDFENMLVEERLRSKRISKTSAVTSILPYGDELAKEGKVRIGPSDYVPFLGNTKIAYFHLKGTSFAGFPVVIEAKLQVDDKSMFAGAMIDVIRGTKIALDRRIGGIIPSVSAPFFKHPPIQAPSDEIAYIWFNEFIEGKRER; this is encoded by the coding sequence GTGGCCAAAATAAAGGCAGCTGTAATAGGAGTAGGAAATTGTGCATCTGCACTTATACAAGGAACATTTTACTATGAAGATGTAGCTGAAGATGAGTTTGTTCCTGGCGTATCTAAAGTAAAACTAGGAGGTTACCATATAGGTGGCATCGAATGGGTAGCAGCGATAGACATCTCTAAATATAAAGTAGGTAGGGATTTATCTGAAGCAATATTTCAGCCTCCGAATTTGACACCGAAGTTTGCAGATCTTCCAGAGAAACTAGGAGTAGAGGTCTCTCCAGGTGTCGTGCTCGACGGAGTCGCTCCTCATATGAAGGAAAGATTCAACCCCATCGAGCATGATGCAAGCTTCGAGGATGTAGTGAATACATTGAAAAACAGCGGTGCTGAGATAGTCATTAACTTCTTGCCAGTTGGAAGTGAAGAAGCAACTAGGTTATATGCTAAAGCTGCTCTCGAAGCTGGTGTAGCATTCATTAATGGTATGCCAGTATTCATAGCCAGTGATCCTGTCAGTGATTGGGATAAGAGGTTCAGAGAGAAAGGGATACCCTTAGTTGGAGACGATGTTAAAGGACAGCTAGGTGCTACGGTGTTCCATAGAACGCTCGTAAGACTTATGCATATGAGAGGTGTAAAAATCGAAGAAACTTACCAGCTTAACATAGGGGGAAACACTGATTTTGAAAACATGTTAGTAGAAGAAAGGCTGAGAAGCAAAAGAATATCCAAAACATCAGCAGTTACTAGCATCCTTCCATACGGTGACGAGCTAGCTAAAGAAGGTAAGGTGAGAATAGGTCCGAGTGATTATGTCCCATTTCTAGGTAATACAAAAATAGCGTACTTTCACCTAAAGGGAACTAGCTTCGCAGGATTTCCAGTAGTAATTGAAGCCAAACTCCAAGTGGATGATAAGAGTATGTTTGCTGGTGCAATGATTGATGTCATTAGGGGAACCAAGATCGCATTAGACAGAAGAATAGGTGGTATCATACCGAGCGTTTCAGCTCCCTTCTTCAAGCACCCTCCAATTCAAGCACCAAGTGATGAAATAGCCTACATATGGTTTAACGAGTTCATTGAAGGTAAAAGAGAGAGATAA
- a CDS encoding DNA-binding protein, producing the protein MEKSFTRIGRVFFLKLNEGDHPHRGIEELLESQGIESAWINGIGGFSWARIGVFDPDRKTYDTVNVEPEPGHVLEVVSLLGNSVLGDDGKYYTHLHVNVARNPTTPFTGHLVDAIVTPFLEVMVAELVGDMKSIRDIFKHRWAL; encoded by the coding sequence ATGGAGAAATCTTTTACCAGAATTGGGAGAGTATTCTTCTTAAAACTAAATGAAGGGGACCACCCTCACCGCGGAATAGAAGAACTCCTAGAATCCCAAGGAATAGAATCTGCCTGGATTAACGGTATAGGCGGGTTTTCCTGGGCTCGTATAGGAGTGTTCGATCCTGATAGAAAAACCTATGATACTGTTAATGTTGAACCCGAACCCGGACATGTTCTAGAAGTAGTATCTCTACTAGGTAACAGTGTACTAGGTGATGATGGTAAGTATTATACGCATTTACATGTCAACGTAGCAAGAAACCCTACCACTCCATTTACTGGTCACCTGGTCGACGCTATCGTAACACCGTTTCTCGAAGTAATGGTAGCCGAGCTAGTTGGAGATATGAAAAGTATAAGAGATATATTTAAACATAGATGGGCATTGTAA
- a CDS encoding PadR family transcriptional regulator, with amino-acid sequence MNHSETEALKRLKRKMTIETLWIYVIAVLKKRGAQHGYGVKKAIQQEFNFNPATITTYTVLYRMEKEGLIRKDSTNRYHPTEKGLKAFDEAINVLKETIEKLV; translated from the coding sequence TTGAATCACAGTGAAACCGAGGCATTGAAACGATTGAAAAGGAAAATGACCATAGAAACACTATGGATCTATGTAATAGCTGTCCTTAAGAAAAGGGGGGCTCAGCATGGTTATGGAGTCAAAAAGGCGATCCAACAAGAATTCAATTTCAATCCGGCAACTATAACTACCTACACTGTCCTTTATAGGATGGAGAAAGAAGGGCTTATAAGAAAAGACAGTACAAATCGGTATCACCCTACAGAAAAGGGGTTGAAAGCATTTGATGAAGCGATTAATGTTCTGAAGGAAACAATTGAAAAACTAGTATGA